The following coding sequences lie in one Lolium perenne isolate Kyuss_39 chromosome 2, Kyuss_2.0, whole genome shotgun sequence genomic window:
- the LOC127335136 gene encoding uncharacterized protein, which yields MHGKRDRSIGDGCPSGFTVQSRRQDICFLLDHIHGFYKAALDRLPVPSLAPRLLEAGMCIGFLDPVSNIIANTIAYNPSPSPSSTPLRRSDDEEETRESILSQIITDTNDKFVFQVPLSRHKAGGMTIARRSLDGLVAFLTSHYRYLACSEALRYLILAKADLLVAVRLIERDRKKKRNDELAFSTASRATKVALECAAVAAGHPKPGVLVTASVIMASPQADRTVLLAGQDPSLAEFLRDPSLDLCGKEKNKKKRKKRDQTSTPTESIEGITAHNNRLGSQTTFRYTQSLKLLLLGKIHGLYLQALAKLPRDGLHKFQHSLLKGGYCYGPRDPVSNIILNTIWYGSTFPTPPEYELQFKVHMILTDMLARIECCSLYGLVAFLRTCFPSLTEHDAVWYLFSTDADVRKAIRKAKKHGHAQEVCRDSYLKNAYRQAAVASWHSDPDALVTFATSSLNMESAEFLASILQQGTLTDGEVERIAMALPPTKSEEQLNQLVTSSSQVLSQKQIRFISEFRIKFLDDQSFFVKKVNAVLRNYSQQHGVHYELHIICGVNPKVPEGPSLGPPKRNFKYEYSHINFLATAKAPNSAVTAPELFFAQCSNSNKGTRDGPSWCTPVSYSCIDNVRCFSCEFNGSKIVHPHDEEYCGYYKDFILMAHSKHGFKNDHVINYYHFNGDKMATLTEDFIYFDPNMDSKIAEMNPISSVAKELREWEGRIF from the exons ATGCATGGCAAGCGTGATCGCAGCATTGGCGACGGCTGTCCTTCTGGCTTCACAGTTCAGAGCCGGAGGCAGGACATATGCTTTCTGCTTGATCACATCCATGGTTTCTACAAGGCAGCGCTCGATCGGCTTCCGGTTCCCTCGCTGGCCCCGCGGCTCCTAGAGGCCGGCATGTGCATCGGCTTCCTCGACCCAGTCTCCAACATCATCGCCAACACCATCGCTTACAACCCCTCCCCATCACCATCGTCTACACCCCTTCGCCGatccgacgacgaggaggagacgAGGGAGTCGATCCTCTCCCAGATCATCACCGACACGAACGACAAATTCGTCTTCCAAGTACCTCTTTCCCGGCACAAGGCCGGTGGTATGACCATCGCGCGGCGTTCGCTGGACGGTCTTGTGGCCTTCCTCACCTCCCACTACCGCTATCTCGCCTGTTCGGAAGCCCTGCGCTACCTGATCCTTGCCAAGGCCGACCTTCTCGTCGCCGTGCGGCTCATCGAGCGAGATCGTAAAAAGAAGCGCAACGACGAGCTTGCGTTCAGTACTGCATCCCGTGCAACCAAGGTCGCCCTGGAATGTGCCGCTGTGGCTGCGGGGCATCCTAAACCAGGCGTGCTGGTGACAGCGTCAGTGATTATGGCCTCTCCCCAGGCCGACCGCACCGTGCTTCTTGCTGGACAAGACCCTAGCCTCGCCGAGTTTCTCAGGGACCCATCACTGGATCTATGTGGCAaggagaagaacaagaagaagagaaAGAAAAGGGATCAGACATCTACGCCCACAGAGTCCATAGAGGGAATTACGGCACATAATAATAGGCTTGGGTCTCAAACCACATTCAGATACACACAGTCGTTGAAGCTGCTTCTCCTCGGCAAGATCCATGGGCTCTACCTGCAGGCACTTGCTAAGCTACCTCGGGATGGCCTGCACAAGTTTCAACACTCACTCCTCAAGGGTGGATATTGCTATGGCCCCAGGGATCCTGTCTCCAACATTATCCTCAACACCATCTGGTACGGCTCTACGTTCCCCACGCCTCCTGAGTACGAGCTACAATTTAAGGTGCACATGATATTGACAGACATGCTTGCACGCATCGAGTGTTGCTCCCTTTACGGCCTTGTGGCCTTCCTCCGCACCTGCTTCCCCTCTCTCACGGAGCACGATGCTGTCTGGTATCTGTTCAGCACCGATGCTGATGTCCGCAAGGCCATCCGCAAGGCGAAAAAGCATGGCCATGCTCAAGAGGTGTGTCGGGACAGTTACCTCAAGAATGCCTACAGGCAAGCTGCGGTCGCTTCATGGCACTCTGACCCCGACGCGCTGGTGACATTTGCCACGTCTTCCTTGAACATGGAGTCCGCCGAGTTTCTAGCAAGTATATTGCAGCAGGGCACACTCACCGACGGCGAAGTTGAACGCATTGCCATGGCTCTGCCGCCTACCAAGTCCGAGGAGCAACTGAACCAGCTGGTGACCTCAAGCTCACAGGTCTTGAGCCAAAAACAGATAAGGTTCATTTCAGAGTTCCGGATAAAATTTTTGGACGACCAGAGCTTCTTTGTCAAAAAGGTCAATGCGGTGTTGAGAAACTACTCTCAGCAACATGGG GTGCACTATGAACTTCACATCATTTGCGGCGTGAATCCGAAAGTACCTGAAGGGCCGAGTCTTGGCCCCCCTAAGAGGAATTTCAAATATGAGTACTCCCATATCAACTTTTTGGCAACTGCCAAGGCACCGAATTCTGCTGTGACAGCTCCAGAATTATTCTTCGCTCAATGTAGCAATAGTAATAAAGGGACGCGGGATGGACCATCCTGGTGCACACCTGTATCCTATTCCTGCATAGATAATG TTCGATGCTTCTCTTGTGAGTTTAACGGGTCAAAGATTGTGCATCCACATGATGAGGAGTATTGTGGGTACTACAAGGATTTCATTCTAATGGCTCATAGCAAACATGGCTTTAAGAATGATCATGTTATCAATTACTACCATTTTAATGGCGATAAGATGGCCACCCTGACAGAAGATTTTATCTATTTTGATCCCAACATGGACTCCAAGATTGCAGAGATGAATCCAATTTCTAGTGTGGCTAAGGAGTTGAGAGAATGGGAGGGTAGAATCTTCTGA